One genomic window of Trichlorobacter lovleyi includes the following:
- a CDS encoding chitobiase/beta-hexosaminidase C-terminal domain-containing protein has product MRTKSMHRWLLSFLAGAALCSTFLTTASSAVVSAPNAFYNTTYYYNQFLTTALTDSLTNIMLAATPLPDTASVVFNRPGVTLTIQGGFNDAFNAQVGTTVLGSDLTIRQGTLIIDNLTIGGSTTTPPPGDITPPVTTANPSGGSFTAAINVQLTANEAATIYYTTDGSTPTTASAVYTGMIPVSSSTTLTYFAKDSAGNSETAKTAIFTINPSGDPTANHTSLTYTGTTMCLQCHTKQATDLATSAHYKWETPYAAISNKPGVTGGKLNTAVNAYCINTLGNFNGCGGCHIGAGAKPGTVADATQNIDCLVCHQVAYKRVRNATTGLFEPDTVKMTISMDQAVQTLHKPVKSNCLQCHAKGGGGDALKRGDLALINGTTTDRNYDVHMASTGANLTCQQCHTYTNHHVAGRGSDLRPTDSTVTVSCATSSCHSNKAALNGGHATTAINTHLKRVACQTCHIPSYGRKAADAVLDTVTGFGDQSTETDRTWVTPEWSVANNRWEPTVVRANNLKPVYAFFDGTSWVYDLHDVAVIDPATGNYKISRPNGGINTANTKLYPFKYKTSTQPMHTASGKLIALNTSVYFKTADVAGAIQSGMTNMGLNPGDAYSMVKADEYQMLNHTVAPKANALQCAACHGTTSVPATQMNLKSMGYALKAAQSVVCTQCHGNESLPSFTSLHSKHVTSEKIDCSFCHNFSRAAERGLKTTK; this is encoded by the coding sequence ATGCGTACAAAATCCATGCATCGTTGGCTACTATCATTTTTGGCTGGTGCTGCACTGTGTTCAACGTTCCTTACCACTGCTTCCTCAGCAGTTGTTTCCGCGCCAAACGCCTTTTATAATACAACCTATTATTACAACCAGTTTCTGACAACCGCACTGACAGATTCGTTGACCAACATCATGTTGGCCGCCACCCCTTTGCCGGACACGGCATCGGTTGTCTTTAACCGCCCCGGTGTCACCCTGACCATACAGGGCGGCTTTAATGACGCCTTCAATGCCCAGGTCGGCACAACCGTATTAGGCAGCGACCTGACCATCCGCCAGGGCACCCTGATTATTGATAACCTTACCATTGGTGGATCAACGACAACGCCGCCTCCTGGCGACATAACCCCACCGGTGACCACGGCAAACCCATCCGGCGGCAGTTTTACAGCAGCGATCAATGTCCAGCTGACAGCCAATGAGGCAGCCACCATCTACTACACCACCGACGGCAGTACCCCCACCACCGCCTCTGCCGTCTATACCGGCATGATTCCTGTCAGCAGCAGTACAACGCTCACCTATTTTGCCAAAGACAGCGCCGGGAACAGTGAAACCGCCAAGACCGCCATCTTTACCATTAACCCATCGGGAGATCCCACGGCCAACCACACCAGCCTGACCTATACCGGCACCACCATGTGCCTGCAGTGCCACACCAAGCAGGCCACCGACCTGGCCACCTCGGCCCACTACAAGTGGGAGACCCCCTATGCTGCCATCAGCAACAAGCCGGGGGTAACCGGCGGCAAGCTGAACACCGCCGTCAACGCCTACTGCATCAACACCCTGGGCAACTTTAACGGCTGCGGCGGCTGCCATATCGGTGCCGGTGCCAAGCCGGGCACCGTGGCCGACGCCACCCAGAACATCGACTGTCTGGTCTGTCACCAGGTTGCCTACAAGCGGGTGCGTAATGCCACCACCGGCCTGTTTGAACCGGACACCGTCAAGATGACCATCTCCATGGATCAGGCCGTACAGACCCTGCACAAGCCGGTTAAATCAAACTGTCTGCAGTGCCATGCCAAAGGCGGCGGCGGCGATGCCCTCAAGCGTGGCGACCTGGCCCTGATCAACGGCACCACCACCGACCGCAACTACGATGTCCATATGGCCTCAACCGGCGCCAACCTGACCTGTCAGCAGTGCCACACCTACACCAACCACCATGTGGCCGGTCGCGGCTCAGACCTGCGTCCCACCGACAGTACCGTAACCGTCAGCTGTGCAACCAGCAGCTGCCACAGCAACAAGGCTGCCCTGAATGGCGGTCATGCCACGACCGCCATCAACACCCACCTGAAGCGTGTGGCCTGCCAGACCTGCCATATCCCCTCCTACGGCAGAAAGGCTGCCGATGCCGTACTGGATACCGTAACCGGCTTTGGCGACCAGTCCACTGAAACCGACCGCACCTGGGTAACCCCCGAATGGTCAGTGGCCAACAACCGCTGGGAGCCGACCGTTGTCCGTGCCAACAACCTGAAGCCGGTCTACGCCTTCTTTGACGGCACCTCCTGGGTTTATGACCTGCATGACGTGGCGGTCATCGATCCGGCCACCGGCAACTACAAGATCAGCCGTCCCAACGGCGGCATCAACACCGCCAACACCAAGCTGTATCCGTTCAAGTACAAGACCTCGACCCAGCCGATGCATACTGCCAGCGGCAAGCTGATCGCCCTGAACACCTCGGTCTACTTCAAGACCGCCGATGTGGCCGGTGCCATCCAGTCCGGCATGACCAACATGGGTCTGAACCCTGGTGATGCCTACAGCATGGTCAAGGCTGACGAGTACCAGATGCTGAACCACACCGTGGCACCCAAGGCCAACGCCCTGCAGTGCGCTGCCTGCCACGGCACCACCAGCGTACCGGCAACCCAGATGAACCTGAAGTCGATGGGCTATGCCCTGAAGGCTGCCCAGTCCGTGGTCTGTACCCAGTGCCACGGCAATGAGAGCCTGCCGAGCTTCACCTCGCTGCACAGCAAGCACGTCACCAGCGAGAAGATCGACTGCTCCTTCTGCCACAACTTCAGCCGTGCAGCCGAGCGGGGTTTAAAAACCACCAAATAA
- the pilM gene encoding type IV pilus biogenesis protein PilM: MGLLQRKAVGIEVSYGGIAAVMLSCSAGKTVLQRATRTTLPPHTLKHSLKEAQVLQPAAFVSSLREAWGSLNLPTRRIALSLPDNAGLLLLTSLDDPWKTRDEAAVMLRWKLAKRLGMDPELLQLDFQLLERKPDGSTDLLVALAHRTVIQQYEELAQEAGLQPARISFHTLHLVRLLDHLAIETGQIITLYDNVLGAIALSDAKPIFYRVKPLPSGPGQATLLRRELATSLSAARHSYGGTLPGTCHALTAPHDSSLATLLAETRGTPPGMITLAALVEQGAELSLTAQQLFQTSAAIGAALGAA, encoded by the coding sequence ATGGGACTGTTGCAGCGAAAAGCGGTTGGTATTGAAGTCAGTTACGGCGGTATTGCAGCTGTCATGCTCTCCTGCTCGGCCGGCAAAACCGTACTGCAACGCGCAACCCGTACCACACTCCCCCCCCACACCCTCAAACACAGCTTGAAAGAGGCCCAGGTGCTACAACCGGCGGCCTTTGTCAGCTCACTGCGTGAAGCATGGGGCAGCCTCAACCTGCCCACGCGCCGGATAGCACTTTCATTGCCGGACAATGCCGGACTCCTGCTGTTGACAAGCCTTGATGACCCTTGGAAAACCCGTGACGAGGCAGCCGTCATGCTCCGCTGGAAGCTAGCCAAGCGGCTGGGCATGGACCCGGAACTCCTGCAGCTTGATTTTCAGCTGCTGGAACGCAAGCCGGACGGCAGCACTGATCTGCTGGTGGCCCTGGCGCATCGCACGGTGATCCAGCAGTACGAAGAGCTGGCTCAGGAAGCAGGACTGCAGCCGGCACGGATCAGTTTCCATACGCTGCACCTGGTGCGGCTGCTTGACCATCTGGCGATAGAGACCGGGCAGATCATCACCCTGTATGACAATGTCCTTGGCGCCATTGCGTTGTCTGATGCCAAGCCGATTTTCTACCGGGTCAAGCCTCTGCCGTCCGGACCTGGGCAGGCCACCCTGCTGCGTCGGGAACTGGCAACATCTCTGTCTGCTGCCCGGCACAGTTACGGCGGCACCTTACCCGGCACCTGCCATGCCCTGACAGCTCCACACGATTCTTCGCTTGCAACGCTGCTGGCAGAAACACGTGGTACTCCGCCCGGCATGATTACCCTTGCCGCACTGGTCGAACAGGGAGCAGAGCTCAGCCTTACAGCACAACAGCTGTTTCAGACCAGCGCCGCTATCGGTGCCGCCCTGGGGGCTGCCTGA